One region of Streptomyces subrutilus genomic DNA includes:
- a CDS encoding helix-turn-helix domain-containing protein has product MTQRVEGLPAPKERRRLREAAELTPDQVAKALGVTTSTVRSWESGRTHPRGRKRELYANFLVGLATPPEAPHAAKAAAEPVTAAAGGTAGGTATADATAPEPARLANATAPGEGQAAAPSGTAAPAEPTAMPNPAEPTRTAAPAQPAQTATPAEPTRTATPAEPAQTATPAETTRTPAPAEPTRTPAPAEAARTAAPDGSTAVAEPEESTGTAEPEPEPEPEAEPPAMAPPRRPAEAFDALYARAAPDLARQTYLLTGRRRLALESVERAFRQAWAQWPEVAADPDPEGWVRAAAYEYALSPWHRFRRAHRHPDKPPTEPVDRILLDAMLALPTVHRRTVLLYDGVGLDLPDTAAETEASTPATGNRLLHAHADLADRIPELAGVPPEKQSALLRDLFDALRPAVELEPRPAADVRGHGERRTRQWTRATLSLTAVIAAATAYTAATAPTHYEPPRAPGESVSGVPPLSGPPQLTEQSRLLHDKLRADPAAGPARIAPRID; this is encoded by the coding sequence ATGACACAACGCGTCGAGGGGCTGCCCGCACCGAAAGAGCGCCGAAGACTGCGCGAGGCCGCGGAGCTGACGCCCGACCAGGTCGCGAAGGCCCTGGGCGTCACCACGAGCACGGTCCGATCCTGGGAATCGGGCCGCACCCACCCCCGGGGCCGAAAGCGCGAGCTGTACGCGAATTTCCTGGTCGGCCTCGCGACGCCGCCGGAGGCCCCGCACGCCGCGAAGGCCGCCGCCGAGCCGGTGACCGCGGCCGCGGGCGGAACCGCGGGCGGGACGGCGACCGCCGACGCCACCGCGCCCGAACCCGCCCGTTTGGCGAACGCGACAGCCCCCGGGGAAGGCCAGGCTGCCGCCCCGTCAGGAACGGCGGCCCCGGCGGAGCCGACCGCCATGCCCAACCCGGCCGAGCCAACGCGAACGGCCGCCCCGGCCCAGCCCGCGCAAACCGCCACCCCGGCCGAGCCAACGCGAACGGCCACCCCGGCCGAGCCCGCGCAAACCGCCACCCCGGCGGAGACCACGCGGACGCCCGCCCCGGCCGAGCCAACGCGGACCCCCGCCCCGGCCGAGGCCGCGCGAACGGCCGCCCCGGACGGGTCCACCGCGGTGGCGGAGCCCGAAGAATCCACCGGAACGGCCGAACCCGAACCCGAACCCGAGCCCGAAGCCGAGCCCCCCGCCATGGCACCGCCCCGGCGCCCGGCCGAGGCCTTCGACGCCCTGTACGCCCGTGCCGCCCCCGACCTCGCCCGCCAGACCTACCTGCTCACGGGCCGCCGCCGACTCGCCCTGGAATCGGTGGAGCGGGCGTTCCGCCAGGCCTGGGCCCAGTGGCCGGAGGTGGCCGCCGACCCGGACCCGGAGGGCTGGGTGCGCGCGGCCGCGTACGAGTACGCCCTCTCCCCCTGGCACCGCTTCCGGCGCGCCCACCGCCACCCGGACAAGCCCCCCACCGAGCCCGTAGACCGGATCCTCCTCGACGCGATGCTCGCCCTGCCGACCGTCCACCGCCGTACGGTCCTGCTCTACGACGGCGTCGGCCTGGACCTCCCCGACACCGCCGCCGAGACCGAGGCCAGCACCCCCGCGACCGGGAACCGCCTCCTCCACGCGCACGCCGACCTCGCCGACCGGATCCCGGAACTGGCCGGCGTACCGCCCGAGAAGCAGTCCGCGCTGCTGCGCGACCTGTTCGACGCGCTGCGGCCGGCCGTGGAGCTCGAACCGCGCCCGGCGGCGGACGTACGCGGCCACGGCGAGCGCCGCACCCGGCAGTGGACCCGCGCGACGCTCAGCCTCACCGCGGTGATCGCCGCCGCGACCGCCTACACGGCCGCGACCGCGCCCACCCACTACGAGCCCCCGCGGGCGCCCGGCGAGAGCGTCTCCGGCGTACCCCCGCTCAGCGGCCCCCCGCAGCTCACCGAGCAGAGCCGGCTGCTCCACGACAAGCTCCGCGCCGACCCGGCGGCCGGGCCCGCCCGGATCGCCCCGAGGATCGACTGA
- a CDS encoding malate dehydrogenase, protein MTRTPVNVTVTGAAGQIGYALLFRIASGHLLGSDVPVKLRLLEIPQGMKAAEGTAMELDDCAFPLLRGIDIFDDPNQGFEGANVALLVGARPRTKGMERGDLLSANGGIFKPQGKAINDHAADDIKVLVVGNPANTNALIAQAAAPDVPAERFTAMTRLDHNRAISQLAAKTGAAVSDIKRLTIWGNHSATQYPDIFHAEIAGKNAAEVVSDEAWLADTFIPTVAKRGAAIIEARGASSAASAANAAIDHVHTWVNGTAAGDWTSMGIPSDGSYGVPEGIISSFPVTTKDGAYEIVQGLDINEFSRARIDASVQELVEERDAVRELGLI, encoded by the coding sequence ATGACCCGCACTCCCGTGAATGTCACCGTCACCGGCGCCGCCGGCCAGATCGGCTACGCGCTGCTCTTCCGCATCGCCTCCGGCCACCTGCTCGGCTCGGACGTGCCGGTCAAGCTCCGTCTTCTGGAGATCCCCCAGGGCATGAAGGCCGCTGAGGGCACCGCCATGGAGCTCGACGACTGCGCCTTCCCGCTGCTCCGGGGCATCGACATCTTCGACGACCCGAACCAGGGCTTCGAGGGTGCCAACGTCGCGCTGCTCGTCGGCGCCCGCCCGCGCACCAAGGGCATGGAGCGCGGCGACCTGCTCTCCGCCAACGGCGGCATCTTCAAGCCGCAGGGCAAGGCCATCAACGACCACGCCGCGGACGACATCAAGGTCCTCGTCGTGGGCAACCCGGCCAACACCAACGCGCTCATCGCGCAGGCCGCCGCCCCGGACGTACCGGCCGAGCGCTTCACCGCGATGACCCGCCTGGACCACAACCGCGCGATCTCGCAGCTGGCCGCCAAGACCGGCGCCGCCGTCTCCGACATCAAGCGCCTCACCATCTGGGGCAACCACTCGGCGACCCAGTACCCGGACATCTTCCACGCGGAGATCGCCGGCAAGAACGCCGCCGAGGTCGTCAGCGACGAGGCGTGGCTCGCCGACACCTTCATCCCGACCGTCGCCAAGCGCGGCGCGGCCATCATCGAGGCCCGTGGCGCGTCCTCGGCCGCCTCGGCCGCCAACGCCGCCATCGACCACGTGCACACCTGGGTCAACGGCACCGCCGCGGGCGACTGGACCTCCATGGGCATCCCGTCGGACGGCTCCTACGGCGTCCCGGAGGGCATCATCTCCTCCTTCCCCGTCACCACCAAGGACGGCGCGTACGAGATCGTCCAGGGCCTGGACATCAACGAGTTCTCCCGCGCCCGTATCGACGCCTCCGTCCAGGAGCTCGTCGAGGAGCGCGACGCGGTCCGCGAGCTCGGCCTCATCTGA
- a CDS encoding bifunctional methylenetetrahydrofolate dehydrogenase/methenyltetrahydrofolate cyclohydrolase, with translation MTAQILDGKATAAAIKSELTARVAALKARGTTPGLGTLLVGDDPGSRWYVNGKHKDCAEVGIASIQRELPATASQEDIEAVVRELNADPECTGYIVQLPLPKGIDTNRVLELMDPLKDADGLHPMSLGRLVLNEPGPLPCTPYGIVELLRHHGVEINGAHVVVLGRGITVGRSIGLLLTRKSENATVTLCHTGTRDLPGLLRQADIVVAAAGVPHLVKPEDVKPGAAVLDVGVSRDESGKIVGDVHPGVAAVAGWISPNPGGVGPMTRAQLLVNVVEAAERSTSAG, from the coding sequence ATGACCGCCCAGATTCTCGATGGCAAGGCCACCGCAGCCGCGATCAAGTCCGAACTGACCGCCCGTGTGGCGGCCCTGAAGGCACGGGGCACCACCCCCGGCCTCGGCACCCTGCTGGTCGGTGACGACCCGGGCAGCCGCTGGTACGTCAACGGCAAGCACAAGGACTGCGCCGAGGTCGGCATCGCCTCCATCCAGCGCGAACTTCCCGCGACGGCCTCCCAGGAGGACATCGAGGCGGTCGTACGGGAACTCAACGCCGATCCGGAGTGCACCGGATACATCGTCCAACTCCCGCTCCCCAAGGGCATCGACACCAACCGGGTCCTGGAGCTGATGGACCCGCTGAAGGACGCCGACGGCCTGCACCCCATGTCGCTCGGCCGGCTGGTGCTGAACGAGCCCGGCCCGCTGCCCTGCACCCCGTACGGCATCGTCGAGCTCCTGCGCCACCACGGCGTGGAGATCAACGGCGCGCACGTCGTCGTCCTCGGCCGGGGCATCACCGTCGGCCGCTCGATCGGCCTCCTGCTCACCCGCAAGTCCGAGAACGCCACCGTGACGCTCTGCCACACCGGTACGCGCGACCTGCCCGGGCTGCTGCGCCAGGCGGACATCGTCGTCGCCGCGGCCGGCGTCCCGCACCTGGTCAAGCCGGAGGACGTGAAGCCGGGCGCCGCCGTGCTCGACGTGGGCGTCAGCCGCGACGAGAGCGGGAAGATCGTCGGGGACGTCCACCCCGGAGTCGCGGCCGTGGCGGGCTGGATCTCCCCGAACCCGGGCGGCGTCGGCCCGATGACCCGGGCACAGCTGCTCGTCAACGTCGTCGAGGCCGCGGAACGGAGCACCAGTGCGGGCTGA
- the purH gene encoding bifunctional phosphoribosylaminoimidazolecarboxamide formyltransferase/IMP cyclohydrolase yields the protein MTAVETAQSNDPTTTQRPIRRALVSVYDKTGLEELARGLHEAGVALVSTGSTASKIAAAGVPVTKVEELTGFPECLDGRVKTLHPRVHAGILADLRLEDHRNQLAELGVEPFDLVIVNLYPFLATVQSGATPDECVEQIDIGGPSMVRAAAKNHPSVAVVTSPARYADVIAAAQGGGFDLTARKRLAAEAFQHTAAYDVAVASWFTNAYAPEPQAVLPEFLAGAWERKSTLRYGENPHQAAALYTDGQPGGLANAEQLHGKEMSFNNYVDTEAARRAAYDHEEPCVAIIKHANPCGIAVDTDVAAAHRKAHACDPLSAFGGVIAVNRPVTVALAEQVAEIFTEVIAAPGYEDGAVEILARKKNIRVLKVEGTPHQPGDLKPISGGALLQQSDLFQAAGDDPANWTLATGDALSAEELAELAFAWKACRAVKSNAILLAKDGASVGVGMGQVNRVDSAKLAVERAGAERAQGSYAASDAFFPFPDGLEILTAAGIKAVVQPGGSVRDEQVVEAAAKAGVTMYFTGTRHFFH from the coding sequence GTGACCGCCGTAGAGACCGCACAGAGCAACGACCCGACCACCACCCAGCGGCCGATCCGGCGTGCGCTCGTCAGTGTCTACGACAAGACGGGACTGGAGGAGCTGGCCCGCGGACTGCACGAGGCGGGCGTCGCGCTCGTCTCCACCGGCTCCACCGCCTCGAAGATCGCCGCGGCCGGGGTGCCCGTCACCAAGGTCGAGGAGCTCACCGGCTTCCCCGAGTGCCTCGACGGCCGCGTCAAGACGCTGCACCCGCGCGTGCACGCCGGCATCCTCGCCGACCTGCGCCTGGAGGACCACCGCAACCAGCTCGCCGAGCTGGGCGTGGAGCCCTTCGACCTGGTGATCGTCAACCTCTACCCCTTCCTGGCCACCGTCCAGTCGGGCGCCACCCCGGACGAGTGCGTCGAGCAGATCGACATCGGCGGCCCGTCGATGGTCCGCGCCGCCGCCAAGAACCACCCGTCGGTCGCCGTCGTCACCAGCCCGGCCCGCTACGCCGACGTGATCGCCGCCGCCCAGGGCGGGGGCTTCGACCTCACCGCCCGCAAGCGGCTGGCCGCCGAGGCCTTCCAGCACACCGCCGCCTACGACGTGGCCGTCGCTTCCTGGTTCACGAACGCGTACGCGCCGGAGCCGCAGGCCGTGCTGCCCGAGTTCCTGGCCGGCGCCTGGGAGCGCAAGTCGACCCTGCGCTACGGCGAGAACCCGCACCAGGCCGCCGCGCTCTACACGGACGGGCAGCCGGGCGGGCTCGCCAACGCCGAGCAGCTGCACGGCAAGGAGATGTCCTTCAACAACTACGTGGACACCGAGGCCGCCCGCCGGGCCGCCTACGACCACGAAGAGCCCTGTGTCGCGATCATCAAGCACGCCAACCCGTGCGGCATCGCCGTGGACACGGACGTCGCCGCCGCCCACCGCAAGGCGCACGCCTGTGACCCGCTGTCGGCCTTCGGCGGTGTCATCGCCGTGAACCGTCCGGTGACCGTCGCCCTCGCCGAGCAGGTCGCCGAGATCTTCACCGAGGTCATCGCGGCCCCCGGCTACGAGGACGGCGCCGTCGAGATCCTCGCCAGGAAGAAGAACATCCGCGTCCTGAAGGTCGAGGGCACCCCGCACCAGCCGGGCGACCTCAAGCCGATCTCCGGCGGCGCACTGCTCCAGCAGTCGGACCTCTTCCAGGCGGCGGGCGACGACCCGGCCAACTGGACCCTGGCCACCGGCGACGCCCTCTCCGCCGAGGAGCTCGCCGAGCTCGCCTTCGCGTGGAAGGCCTGCCGGGCCGTCAAGTCCAACGCCATCCTGCTGGCCAAGGACGGCGCCTCCGTCGGCGTCGGCATGGGCCAGGTCAACCGCGTCGACTCGGCGAAGCTCGCCGTCGAGCGGGCGGGCGCCGAGCGCGCGCAGGGCTCGTACGCCGCCTCCGACGCCTTCTTCCCCTTCCCGGACGGGCTGGAGATCCTCACGGCCGCCGGTATCAAGGCCGTGGTCCAGCCGGGCGGTTCGGTCCGCGACGAGCAGGTCGTCGAGGCCGCCGCGAAGGCCGGCGTGACGATGTACTTCACCGGCACCCGGCACTTCTTCCACTGA
- the purN gene encoding phosphoribosylglycinamide formyltransferase, with translation MAASRLVVLVSGSGTNLQALLDAIDAHPGGAEGFGAEVVAVGADRENIAGLERAEKVGIPTFVCPVKAYGSREEWDTALTDATGAHAPDLVVSAGFMKIVGKAFIDRFGGRFINTHPALLPAFPGAHGVRDALAYGAKVTGCTVHFVDSGVDTGPIIAQGVVEIRDEDDEAALHERIKEVERQLLVDVVGRLARHGYRIEGRKVTIQ, from the coding sequence ATGGCCGCCTCCCGCCTGGTCGTGCTGGTTTCCGGTTCCGGCACCAACCTCCAGGCCCTGCTCGACGCCATCGACGCCCACCCCGGCGGAGCCGAGGGCTTCGGCGCCGAAGTCGTCGCCGTGGGGGCCGACCGCGAGAACATCGCCGGTCTGGAGCGGGCCGAGAAGGTCGGGATCCCCACCTTCGTCTGCCCGGTCAAGGCGTACGGCAGCCGTGAGGAGTGGGACACCGCCCTCACCGACGCGACCGGGGCCCACGCTCCGGACCTCGTCGTGTCCGCCGGTTTCATGAAGATCGTGGGCAAGGCGTTCATCGACCGCTTCGGCGGCCGGTTCATCAACACCCACCCCGCCCTCCTCCCCGCCTTCCCCGGCGCCCACGGCGTACGGGACGCGCTCGCCTACGGCGCGAAGGTCACCGGCTGCACGGTCCACTTCGTGGACTCCGGCGTGGACACCGGACCGATCATCGCCCAGGGTGTCGTCGAGATCCGGGACGAGGACGACGAAGCCGCTCTCCATGAGCGCATCAAGGAAGTCGAGCGCCAGCTGCTCGTCGACGTCGTGGGGCGCCTGGCCCGGCACGGCTACCGCATTGAGGGACGAAAGGTAACAATCCAGTGA
- a CDS encoding DUF3017 domain-containing protein: MRAERDEERAAPAAEASRSRRFPSVTRDTARPEGSGRAVPGAVSTPARQWPMLSVLTVTAAGLLATAMGHPRIGCLAIGVALIAASVLRRVLPSVGMLAVRSRFTDMVTYGLLGVAITLLALVMEPRPLLNVPFLETAVRFTVR, from the coding sequence GTGCGGGCTGAGCGGGACGAGGAGCGCGCGGCGCCCGCCGCCGAAGCCTCCCGGTCCCGGCGCTTCCCCTCCGTCACCCGGGACACCGCCCGCCCCGAGGGCAGCGGCCGGGCCGTGCCCGGGGCCGTGTCCACGCCCGCCCGCCAGTGGCCGATGCTCAGCGTGCTCACCGTCACCGCGGCCGGGCTGCTGGCCACCGCGATGGGGCATCCGCGGATCGGCTGCCTGGCGATCGGCGTGGCCCTGATCGCGGCCTCGGTCCTGCGGCGCGTCCTGCCCTCCGTGGGCATGCTCGCGGTGCGCTCCCGCTTCACGGACATGGTCACGTACGGGCTGCTCGGCGTGGCGATCACGCTGCTCGCGCTGGTGATGGAGCCCAGGCCGCTGCTCAACGTCCCGTTCCTGGAAACGGCGGTCCGCTTCACCGTCCGCTGA
- a CDS encoding cell division protein PerM: protein MTQVTERGTPLSVAPRAVGRRRSPAAAACVVGGAVAAGLGLGFLAVLVIVLWISSPYPDSGPGGALHLAAGLWLLAHGTELVRYETLSGVPAPVGVTPLLLVALPVLLLRRAARLGSASEEEGEEVLPAGAVFSAVLCGYLAVGALATVYAAGGPMPADPISAAWHVPLVAVLAAAGGVWAVRGRPLGPVPDWMPAGVRRAVARPRYALALRAGAGGALVLLGGGALLVGGSLAWHGAEVQGSFLSLTGVWSGRFAVLLLAVALVPNAMVWGAAYALGPGFALGAGVSATPLGFTGSPALPRFPLLAALPPEGPGTPLTWAVAGVPFVAGLAVGWFAVRRAREVSYGETALTAALGALVCGLLMAGLAAASAGPMGSRALAEFGPVWWATGAAAFAWTLAPGVPVAVAVHAWRNRPAFAVDDGWHDSGVRELRWAALRDAAGRLVPDLDPETPPGPAAPPEARPPAPGRTPAPSRPPVSAPARTPAPSPAPESAQPESQAQAAARPPAHASVLAPSPAPESAQPESQAQAAARPPAHASVLAPFPAPASARPEARLPAAGPTPAPARAPGPDGTAVPAPASAQPTGRPAAAPFPDPAWAPGQGAASGPAQAAAPAPPRRPRKVAVMPGLRLDLLPPKPSVPPLEVAGTRVLPRRKPPA from the coding sequence GTGACCCAAGTGACCGAACGCGGGACCCCGTTGTCCGTGGCCCCGCGAGCCGTCGGGCGGCGCCGCTCCCCGGCGGCCGCCGCATGCGTGGTGGGCGGCGCCGTGGCGGCCGGACTCGGCCTCGGCTTCCTCGCCGTGCTCGTCATCGTGCTGTGGATCAGCTCCCCCTATCCCGACAGCGGCCCCGGCGGGGCCCTGCACCTCGCCGCCGGGCTGTGGCTGCTCGCCCACGGGACGGAGCTGGTGCGGTACGAGACCCTGTCCGGCGTGCCGGCGCCCGTCGGCGTGACCCCGCTGCTGCTCGTCGCGCTGCCCGTGCTGCTCCTGCGGCGGGCGGCCCGGCTGGGCAGCGCCTCCGAGGAGGAGGGGGAGGAGGTGCTGCCGGCCGGCGCCGTCTTCTCGGCGGTGCTCTGCGGCTATCTGGCCGTCGGGGCGCTGGCCACGGTGTACGCGGCGGGCGGGCCCATGCCGGCCGATCCGATCAGCGCGGCGTGGCACGTCCCGCTGGTCGCCGTGCTCGCCGCCGCGGGCGGGGTGTGGGCGGTACGGGGGCGGCCGCTCGGGCCGGTGCCGGACTGGATGCCGGCGGGCGTACGGCGGGCAGTCGCGCGCCCTCGTTACGCGCTGGCGCTGCGGGCCGGGGCGGGTGGGGCGCTCGTCCTCCTGGGCGGTGGGGCGCTGCTCGTCGGCGGCTCGCTCGCGTGGCACGGCGCGGAGGTGCAGGGGTCCTTCCTGTCGCTGACCGGGGTGTGGTCGGGGCGGTTCGCGGTGCTGCTGCTCGCGGTCGCGCTGGTCCCGAACGCCATGGTGTGGGGGGCGGCCTATGCCCTCGGGCCCGGGTTCGCCCTCGGCGCCGGGGTGAGCGCCACCCCGCTCGGGTTCACGGGCTCGCCCGCGCTGCCGCGGTTCCCGCTGCTGGCGGCGCTCCCGCCCGAGGGGCCGGGGACTCCGCTGACCTGGGCGGTGGCGGGGGTGCCGTTCGTGGCCGGGCTGGCGGTGGGCTGGTTCGCGGTGCGCCGGGCGCGGGAGGTCTCGTACGGGGAGACCGCGCTGACGGCGGCGCTGGGCGCGCTGGTGTGCGGGCTGCTCATGGCCGGGCTGGCGGCGGCTTCGGCGGGGCCGATGGGGTCGCGGGCGCTGGCCGAGTTCGGGCCGGTGTGGTGGGCCACGGGGGCTGCGGCCTTCGCGTGGACGCTGGCGCCGGGCGTGCCGGTGGCTGTCGCGGTGCATGCGTGGCGGAACCGGCCGGCCTTCGCGGTGGACGACGGCTGGCACGACAGCGGCGTACGGGAGCTCCGCTGGGCGGCGCTGCGCGATGCGGCGGGCCGCCTGGTCCCGGACCTCGACCCCGAGACCCCGCCCGGCCCTGCGGCCCCGCCCGAAGCGCGGCCCCCGGCCCCGGGCCGCACTCCGGCCCCGTCCCGGCCTCCGGTCTCCGCCCCGGCCCGAACTCCGGCCCCGTCCCCGGCCCCCGAGTCGGCCCAACCCGAGTCCCAGGCCCAGGCCGCGGCCCGACCTCCGGCCCATGCTTCGGTCCTGGCCCCGTCCCCGGCCCCCGAGTCGGCCCAACCCGAGTCCCAGGCCCAGGCCGCGGCCCGACCTCCGGCCCATGCTTCGGTCCTGGCCCCGTTCCCGGCTCCCGCGTCCGCCCGGCCCGAAGCCCGGCTTCCGGCCGCGGGCCCAACTCCGGCCCCTGCCCGGGCTCCGGGCCCGGACGGTACCGCGGTCCCGGCCCCCGCATCGGCCCAGCCCACGGGCCGCCCGGCTGCGGCCCCGTTCCCGGACCCGGCATGGGCTCCGGGCCAGGGCGCGGCCTCGGGTCCCGCGCAGGCCGCTGCCCCGGCCCCGCCGCGGCGGCCCCGGAAGGTGGCCGTCATGCCGGGCCTCCGCCTGGACCTGCTGCCGCCGAAGCCGTCCGTTCCGCCGCTGGAGGTGGCGGGCACCCGAGTCCTCCCCCGCCGCAAGCCCCCGGCCTAA